The following proteins come from a genomic window of Triticum aestivum cultivar Chinese Spring chromosome 6A, IWGSC CS RefSeq v2.1, whole genome shotgun sequence:
- the LOC123128832 gene encoding uncharacterized protein → MALRLINPSRKPLLHVPRPSSSSFSSSSSSNNSPPFPPPPPPPSDDPGHPPPNHGEGPQRPAASSIFLDIRERLKSSPAPPPPRRIPANPLRPGGPPAAPSVGLDDIKRSLESFRAGSPRLSGPGVGGGVGGGANPSFQDLLKNSAASPAGRPQGGGAPNAGGGKPFSFSFESIRESIRKIDPQQERQRQPPLRFLNNTPDNIFGREMRQRAGKPQPGEGKEDEDAGVFLANEYTPEQLGQMLRELRPADAGKDGKEWFSLQELQGRIAKIAEKERGQADPRYGGEFGLLRQTLTSLHKDQKGQKKHVSTVQHMSLFANIGGKPLPEYMLSNLPPQEELLERYFHPDHMSGEEKMKLELQKVRDEFKMSENDCGSARVQIAQLTLKIKHLSSVLHKKDKHSRKGLQDMVQRRKKYLKYLRRTDWDSYCLVLSKLGLRDTPEYKAADYKKTQPTKAQSKKSKSKRKRKMKA, encoded by the exons atggcgctCCGGCTGATCAACCCGAGCAGGAAGCCCCTCCTCCACGTgccccgcccctcctcctcctccttctcctcctcgtcctcctccaacaacagccctcccttccctccccctcccccgccgcccTCCGACGACCCCGGCCACCCGCCCCCGAACCACGGCGAGGGCCCCCAGAGGCCGGCGGCGTCCTCGATCTTCCTCGACATCCGCGAGCGCCTCAAGTCgtccccggcgccgcccccgccgcgccggATCCCGGCCAACCCGCTCCGCCCCGGCGGGCCGCCCGCGGCCCCCTCCGTCGGCCTCGACGACATCAAGCGCAGCCTCGAGTCCTTCCGCGCCGGCTCCCCCCGCTTATCCGGCCCCGGCGTTGGCGGCGGTGTCGGCGGAGGCGCCAACCCGTCGTTCCAGGACTTGCTCAAGAACAGCGCCGCCTCCCCGGCGGGTCGCCCCCAGGGAGGAGGAGCCCCCAACGCCGGCGGCGGCAAGCCGTTCAGCTTCAGCTTCGAGTCCATCCGCGAGAGCATCCGCAAGATCGACCCGCAGCAAGAGAGGCAGCGCCAGCCGCCTTTGCGGTTCCTGAACAACACCCCGGACAACATCTTCGGGAGGGAGATGCGCCAGAGGGCCGGGAAGCCGCAGCCCGGGGAGGGGAAGGAAGACGAGGACGCCGGCGTTTTTCTCGCTAATGAATACACTCCCGAACAGCTTGGGCAGATGCTCAGGGAGCTCCGGCCGGCGGACGCAGGGAAGGACGGGAAGGAGTGGTTCTCTCTCCAGGAGCTGCAGGGGCGGATCGCCAAGATCGCGGAGAAGGAGAGGGGCCAGGCTGACCCGCGGTATGGCGGCGAGTTTGGTTTGCTCCGGCAGACCTTAACGAGCCTCCATAAAGATCAGAAAGGGCAGAAGAAGCATGTCAGCACTG TCCAGCATATGTCACTATTTGCAAACATCGGTGGAAAGCCGCTGCCGGAGTACATGCTGAGCAATCTTCCGCCGCAGGAGGAGTTGCTAGAGAGG TATTTCCATCCTGATCACATGTCAGGcgaagagaagatgaaattggagctTCAGAAGGTCAGGGATGAGTTCAAGATGTCCGAGAATGACTGTGGTTCCGCACGAGTTCAAA TAGCCCAACTGACACTAAAAATCAAGCACTTGTCATCCGTTCTACACAAAAAG GATAAGCACTCTCGAAAGGGGCTCCAGGACATGGTCCAGAGGAGGAAGAAGTACCTCAAGTACCTGCGCAGGACCGACTGGGACTCATACTGCCTCGTCCTGTCAAAGCTGGGGCTCCGCGACACGCCCGAGTACAAGGCGGCCGACTACAAGAAGACCCAGCCGACGAAGGCGCAGTCGaagaagagcaagagcaagaggaaGAGAAAGATGAAGGCGTAG